In Mucilaginibacter celer, one DNA window encodes the following:
- a CDS encoding TonB-dependent receptor: MKKNAHRGNPPRLNQFLKVLLMFKFICILVLVSSLQAFSKGYGQTKINVNFQNISLKKALKEIEKKSDYRFLYNDDMLLKNDMPASLNTKDASLEEVMNIVLNKTNLSYTLSDNNLVILTEKGKAIAPGTINGKVTDDGGLPMPGVTVKVKGTNISTQTDTQGRYTLNIPDANTADAVLVFSFIGYTSQEVPVSGGSLINVQLKAASNSLNEVIVVGYGTQKKENLTGSVAVVNVKDANKRVTPDVARALQGQVAGVQVNGSGVPGEGVSIRIRGVSSLINNNPLYIIDGVPTMEPFDFPTTDIESMQVIKDASAGAIYGFRGANGVVIITTKKGKNGAMKINYNGYAGFQKNPKMLSVTDRVGYQKIANAAETNAGLSLAPGNDPSSSKFISNVNTDWQRSAFKTGYTQSHDLGLSGGNENMSYNVAFDYFNQSGTTVSGPSYTRYNLSGNIQGKKGIVSFGSKFAYTEGDYNNLAYPHLHGTGNQIVDLVTAIPTMPIYDANRVGGYGGVDQNTQRAISLNIIGVNNILNSTGQRNRMLASAWMEIEFIKNLKYRLNASYDRNDFKNTYFDPIYDLGWFYPNTSAYYSDARGNYYTALIENTLSYKFDVNKHHVELLAGTAYQKDKNDNLTGIAYNLPQPYLFSFDNVSNTTDKTVFGNSNERKFYSPIFGRVNYNYDDRYLLTANYRRDGTSQLPVYNRFGNFAGISVGWNIAKEKFLHLPETISQLKLKAGYGTLGNVNALAFYPYQAVVNGNASYVFGNTLAPGATQTQVFDQTNKWEQKRTTNVGIDLSLFHDQLSFSSEYYVNKIKGILLSVPIPISVGAINTPLVNAASFTNRGIEFTVTYRSRDTGPFNYTISANASTVKNKVTSLGNGGNPIYGAYSKTAVGGEVGQLYAFKTEGIFKDAADVAAHATQTGAAPGDVKFVDTDHNGIINDNDRVYLGSAIPKLYYGFNFSANYKSFDASIFIQGNYGSKIANGVYQSLMTGQYTNASTDELNYWTPTNTNTNVPRPIIGDPNANNRNSDRFIQSGSYARLQTAQLGYSLPSNLLNRTKVIRSLRVYLSGQNLYTITKYKGFDPDFINDGTINRGFDYGSFPNPRILLVGLQVGL, translated from the coding sequence ATGAAAAAAAATGCACACCGCGGTAACCCGCCGCGGCTGAACCAATTTTTGAAAGTACTTCTTATGTTTAAATTTATCTGTATCCTGGTACTCGTCTCCTCGTTGCAGGCGTTTTCAAAAGGGTATGGTCAGACTAAAATCAACGTTAATTTCCAAAACATATCGCTAAAAAAGGCGTTGAAGGAAATTGAAAAAAAGTCTGATTACCGCTTTTTGTATAACGACGACATGCTGTTGAAAAACGACATGCCCGCCAGTTTAAATACAAAAGATGCATCGCTTGAGGAAGTGATGAACATTGTACTTAATAAAACAAACCTGAGCTATACCCTGAGCGATAACAACCTGGTTATACTTACCGAAAAAGGTAAAGCTATAGCTCCCGGCACCATCAACGGTAAAGTAACCGATGATGGAGGCCTGCCTATGCCCGGTGTTACCGTAAAAGTGAAAGGCACCAATATAAGTACCCAAACTGATACGCAGGGCCGCTATACTTTAAATATTCCGGATGCTAATACTGCTGATGCAGTATTGGTATTCTCGTTTATTGGCTATACCTCGCAGGAGGTGCCGGTAAGTGGCGGTTCGCTGATCAATGTACAGCTTAAAGCAGCCTCCAACTCATTGAATGAGGTTATTGTGGTTGGATACGGTACACAGAAAAAAGAAAACCTCACCGGCTCGGTAGCCGTAGTGAATGTTAAAGATGCCAACAAACGTGTAACGCCCGATGTTGCCCGCGCCTTGCAAGGCCAGGTTGCCGGTGTGCAGGTGAATGGTTCGGGTGTGCCGGGTGAAGGTGTCTCTATCCGGATTCGTGGTGTAAGCTCGCTTATTAACAATAACCCGCTTTATATTATTGATGGCGTGCCTACTATGGAGCCATTTGATTTCCCTACTACCGATATAGAAAGTATGCAGGTGATTAAAGATGCTTCGGCGGGTGCTATTTATGGTTTCCGTGGAGCTAATGGCGTGGTGATCATCACTACCAAAAAAGGGAAAAACGGTGCCATGAAAATCAATTACAATGGCTACGCAGGCTTTCAGAAAAACCCTAAAATGCTGTCGGTTACTGATAGGGTAGGCTATCAAAAAATAGCAAACGCGGCCGAAACCAATGCGGGGTTATCTCTTGCGCCGGGTAATGACCCCTCATCAAGCAAATTCATCAGCAATGTAAATACCGATTGGCAGCGCTCGGCCTTTAAAACTGGTTACACCCAAAGTCATGATCTGGGTTTATCGGGCGGTAATGAGAACATGAGCTATAATGTAGCTTTCGATTATTTCAATCAATCAGGTACAACCGTATCCGGCCCGTCATATACCCGTTATAACCTGAGCGGTAATATCCAGGGTAAAAAAGGCATCGTATCATTCGGCAGCAAGTTTGCTTATACCGAGGGCGATTATAATAACCTTGCTTACCCGCACCTGCATGGTACCGGCAATCAGATAGTTGATTTGGTTACCGCTATCCCGACTATGCCTATTTATGATGCCAACCGTGTTGGCGGCTACGGCGGTGTTGATCAGAATACACAACGTGCAATCTCATTGAACATCATCGGTGTAAATAATATATTGAACAGCACCGGGCAACGTAACCGTATGCTGGCTTCGGCCTGGATGGAGATTGAGTTTATCAAAAACCTGAAATACCGTTTAAACGCCAGCTATGATCGTAACGATTTCAAAAACACTTACTTTGATCCGATCTATGACCTGGGCTGGTTTTATCCCAACACATCAGCTTATTACAGCGATGCGCGCGGCAACTATTACACCGCCCTTATCGAAAATACCTTAAGCTACAAATTTGATGTTAACAAGCATCACGTAGAATTGCTGGCAGGTACCGCTTATCAAAAAGATAAAAATGATAACCTTACCGGCATAGCCTACAATTTGCCGCAGCCATACCTGTTCTCGTTTGATAACGTGAGCAATACTACCGATAAAACCGTTTTCGGTAACAGCAACGAGCGCAAGTTTTACTCGCCGATATTTGGCCGCGTAAACTATAATTATGACGACCGTTACCTGTTAACCGCCAACTATCGCCGCGATGGTACATCGCAACTGCCTGTATACAACCGCTTCGGTAATTTTGCCGGTATATCGGTAGGCTGGAACATCGCCAAAGAAAAATTCCTCCACCTGCCCGAAACCATCAGCCAGTTAAAACTGAAAGCAGGTTATGGCACATTGGGTAACGTAAACGCATTGGCGTTTTACCCTTACCAGGCCGTAGTAAACGGCAATGCCAGCTATGTATTCGGCAACACCCTTGCACCGGGAGCTACTCAAACCCAGGTGTTTGACCAAACCAATAAATGGGAGCAGAAACGCACCACCAACGTGGGTATCGATTTGAGTTTGTTTCACGATCAGTTAAGCTTCTCGTCCGAGTATTATGTGAATAAGATCAAGGGGATCCTTTTATCAGTGCCTATCCCAATTTCGGTAGGTGCCATCAATACACCTTTGGTTAATGCGGCTTCGTTCACTAACAGGGGTATTGAGTTTACGGTAACTTACCGCAGCAGGGATACCGGTCCGTTTAATTATACCATCAGCGCCAATGCATCAACAGTAAAAAACAAAGTAACCTCGTTAGGTAACGGCGGCAACCCAATTTACGGCGCGTACAGCAAAACGGCGGTCGGCGGCGAGGTTGGCCAGTTATACGCCTTTAAGACTGAAGGGATCTTTAAAGATGCTGCCGATGTAGCAGCCCATGCTACCCAAACAGGTGCAGCCCCCGGCGATGTTAAGTTTGTAGATACCGATCATAACGGCATCATCAATGATAATGATCGCGTTTACCTCGGCTCGGCCATCCCTAAGTTGTATTACGGTTTTAACTTCAGCGCCAACTATAAAAGCTTCGATGCATCGATATTTATCCAGGGCAACTACGGCAGTAAAATAGCCAATGGTGTTTATCAATCATTAATGACGGGCCAGTACACCAATGCCAGCACCGATGAACTGAACTACTGGACGCCGACCAACACGAACACCAATGTACCTCGCCCAATAATTGGTGATCCAAATGCCAATAACCGCAACTCGGACAGGTTTATTCAAAGCGGATCATACGCCCGTTTGCAAACCGCGCAGCTGGGTTACAGTCTGCCTTCAAACCTGCTTAACCGTACCAAAGTAATCAGGAGTTTGAGGGTGTACCTATCCGGCCAAAACCTGTACACCATTACCAAATACAAAGGTTTCGACCCCGATTTTATTAACGATGGTACCATTAACCGCGGCTTTGATTACGGTTCGTTCCCTAACCCGCGCATCTTATTGGTAGGCTTACAAGTAGGATTATAA
- a CDS encoding FecR family protein, translating into MINNIWILIGKKLNGEASPEELLELEQLLQQQDGADLYPINQLEELWKNNQQNAGDEKLLSKWDAFEAQLDVIEAQEAEEAAQVIAIKTKQKRARIIKLGSLLAAACLILGVFWFTRKETISSAKPNEVLAPKNGISKIQLPDGSHVWLNMGSKLTYANDFGSDERRVSLTGEAFFDVVKDPQHPFVVTTQTISIRVLGTKFNVRSYNNDKTSEAALVRGKIELTVLKNPEKKIILNPSEKLIVINNQDQQQKNGNASSPALDETPLIALSRIHQAKKDTLPSEALWLENKLAFDAEDFETIAQKMERRYNVNIVFENEEVKKLRFTGKFETEPINKALLYLQRTAPFRFKIDNTNQIIIY; encoded by the coding sequence ATGATCAACAACATCTGGATACTTATTGGCAAAAAGTTAAATGGTGAAGCTTCGCCCGAAGAGTTACTTGAGCTTGAGCAACTGTTACAACAACAGGACGGTGCCGATCTGTACCCGATAAATCAGTTAGAGGAACTCTGGAAAAATAACCAGCAAAACGCCGGCGACGAAAAACTGCTGAGCAAATGGGATGCTTTTGAAGCTCAACTTGATGTTATTGAAGCGCAGGAAGCAGAAGAAGCTGCGCAGGTTATCGCCATAAAAACAAAACAAAAAAGGGCGCGCATCATTAAGCTCGGCTCATTATTAGCTGCCGCCTGTTTGATACTGGGCGTTTTTTGGTTCACCCGAAAAGAAACTATTTCATCTGCCAAACCCAATGAAGTTTTAGCACCAAAAAACGGCATCAGCAAAATTCAACTGCCTGATGGCAGTCATGTTTGGCTCAATATGGGCAGCAAACTTACTTACGCCAATGATTTTGGTAGCGATGAGCGCAGGGTTTCGCTTACCGGTGAGGCTTTTTTTGACGTGGTTAAAGATCCGCAGCACCCTTTCGTGGTTACCACGCAAACTATCAGCATCAGGGTATTGGGCACCAAATTCAATGTGCGTTCGTACAATAATGATAAAACATCAGAGGCCGCATTGGTACGGGGAAAGATAGAACTTACTGTTTTAAAAAATCCGGAGAAAAAGATCATCCTCAATCCATCCGAGAAACTAATAGTGATCAATAACCAGGATCAGCAGCAAAAAAACGGGAACGCCTCATCGCCGGCTCTTGATGAAACCCCGCTGATAGCCTTGAGCCGCATTCATCAGGCCAAAAAAGATACCCTGCCATCCGAGGCATTGTGGCTTGAAAACAAGCTGGCTTTTGATGCCGAGGATTTTGAAACCATTGCCCAAAAAATGGAGCGCCGCTATAATGTGAACATTGTTTTTGAAAATGAGGAAGTGAAGAAACTCCGTTTTACCGGCAAGTTTGAGACCGAACCGATTAACAAGGCTTTGCTGTACCTGCAGCGCACGGCTCCGTTCCGCTTTAAAATTGATAATACTAACCAAATAATAATTTACTGA
- a CDS encoding RNA polymerase sigma-70 factor — MLDNEVRYLLNDIALNSSRVSFKRLYMFYYGKLFNLAKSLVKNDEQAEEITNDVFMNLWARRASLTEINNFTYYCYTSVKNKSLTYLAKNQLKSVNIDEANIDIADQAATAEDKLACEDLSKIINITLSKLSEPCRLVFKLVKEDGLKYREVAELLDISVKTVEYHIGNALKALAVGLKESRKTVPAASAEPISKNI; from the coding sequence ATGTTAGATAACGAAGTACGCTACCTGCTTAATGATATTGCTTTAAACAGCAGCAGGGTTTCCTTTAAAAGGCTGTACATGTTTTATTATGGTAAATTATTCAACCTGGCAAAATCGCTGGTAAAAAATGATGAGCAGGCCGAAGAGATCACCAACGATGTTTTTATGAACCTGTGGGCGCGCAGGGCTTCGTTAACCGAAATCAATAATTTTACTTATTACTGCTACACCTCGGTTAAAAATAAATCGCTTACCTACCTGGCAAAAAATCAGCTTAAAAGTGTGAATATTGATGAAGCTAACATTGATATAGCCGATCAGGCTGCCACCGCCGAGGATAAACTGGCTTGCGAAGATCTCAGCAAAATCATCAACATAACGCTTAGCAAATTATCCGAACCTTGCCGCCTTGTTTTTAAACTGGTAAAGGAAGATGGGTTGAAATACCGTGAAGTGGCCGAGTTGCTTGATATTTCTGTAAAAACCGTTGAATACCACATTGGTAACGCGCTCAAAGCATTGGCTGTTGGGCTGAAAGAATCGCGTAAAACGGTACCCGCCGCATCTGCAGAACCAATCTCAAAAAATATTTAA
- a CDS encoding RNA polymerase sigma factor has translation MRDSVHHKLSVVWSEKIQVFETAFNEYWNELYRHAFRKTQAEDVSKDLVQEAFMVLWDNLDKLGDAQEILPFLYGTLRNKTLREFEKSEIHLRYTQSAVITDSPFDPSSENLLLNQELEAVISGEVEKMPGRMKEIYLLKKEDNFSIREIAEKLDLSEQTVKNQLQNAYGRLRLCLKDYNSPITMVGFIVCYTPLLLHH, from the coding sequence ATGCGGGATAGTGTTCATCATAAGCTTTCTGTTGTTTGGTCAGAAAAGATCCAGGTATTTGAAACTGCTTTTAATGAGTATTGGAACGAGCTTTACCGCCACGCATTCCGTAAAACCCAGGCTGAAGATGTATCAAAAGATTTAGTTCAGGAAGCCTTTATGGTACTTTGGGATAATCTTGATAAGCTTGGCGATGCGCAGGAGATCCTCCCCTTTTTATATGGTACGCTGCGCAATAAAACGCTACGGGAGTTCGAAAAATCTGAAATTCATTTAAGATATACGCAATCGGCCGTTATTACCGATAGTCCCTTCGATCCGTCTTCCGAAAATTTGTTATTAAACCAGGAACTGGAAGCAGTTATCTCCGGAGAGGTTGAGAAAATGCCCGGCCGGATGAAAGAGATTTATCTTTTAAAGAAGGAAGACAATTTTTCAATCCGCGAAATAGCCGAAAAGCTTGACTTATCCGAACAAACAGTAAAAAACCAGCTCCAAAATGCCTACGGAAGATTGCGTTTATGCCTGAAAGACTATAATTCGCCAATAACCATGGTTGGTTTTATAGTTTGCTACACCCCCTTATTACTACACCATTAA